A DNA window from Fragaria vesca subsp. vesca linkage group LG3, FraVesHawaii_1.0, whole genome shotgun sequence contains the following coding sequences:
- the LOC101298581 gene encoding uncharacterized protein LOC101298581: MCSHQAPPPYAPPCILLHHLRNLFESAAGCVNSNASCVPETRWLLKFKARIDLYNWQEAKALLGRNEYCEGYIEVEGIDIAAVKPKIKLTLTGAGQHCWMCAYRSCLLSSYNNFALRNIRSESLGGLQ, from the exons ATGTGCAGCCATCAAGCTCCTCCACCTTATGCTCCACCCTGTATTCTACTTCACCACCTGAGAAACTTATTCGAATCTGCAGCAG GCTGCGTCAACTCCAATGCCTCATGTGTGCCAGAAACAAGATGGTTGTTAAAGTTCAAAGCAAGAATAG ATCTCTATAACTGGCAGGAAGCTAAAGCATTATTAGGAAGAAATGAATATTGTGAAGGATACATAGAAGTTGAAGGAATAGATATTGCTGCAGTTAAACCAAAGATTAAACTCACCCTTACTGGAGCAGGCCAGCATTGTTGGATGTGTGCCTATAGAAGCTGCCTACTTTCCTCCTACAATAACTTTGCTTTAAGAAATATTCGTTCAGAGTCTTTGGGAGGCTTACAG TAG